ttgcaatgatgtgtatgcgtgtatgtttttatatatacacatatttttatgtatatatatgtatatattcaattgaatatgttataaatataaatacaaattttctgtgtttgttggtgtgtgtggactATTAACCAAACGTTGTAGGGCACTACTATAAGCAATATGTTGAATAGGTCAATGCAATGGCATATTAATACAAAAATTAAGGCATACTGACCGCTTGCTAtatgaaacaacaaaaacaccgttTTTCATAAGAATTAGGTATGtccgtgagtgcgtgcatgtgtgtgggggggggggggggcggggtacgGGTGGTTGTCAGTGAGTGTTTGaaggagatagagtgagggaaaagaaaaaacgagagaaaggagggagaagagagagaaatacagaagttAAAAAGAGAGCGTGGGAAGGAGGCGAATGATAGAGGCAGGGGAGAGcggtaatgagagagaaaataagagataggtaggaagaaagaaaaagagtggggagggttgaagaagagatagagagagagaaagagtgagaggagggggaaatgagagagagggaagaaaagaaggaaaaaagagacagacatacacatacagagagaaaagggtggaagagaaaTCGGGAATCAAGGAATCATTGCTTTTAGTTACTTGTTACTTTAAGCAGTAAGCACGAGAGACACCTGGCATTATTGCGAATACTTTCGTCATTTAACATTGATCCGACATAAGGGTGATTTCGCTACCTGTCATATTCACTTGGTCAGAGCTTACGGTGTGAACTTAAAATAGAAGAAGCTGCTGCTAGAAAAACACATGAACTCGCTAGGAAAAAAGTATTCGGACAATCcccattgtatatatttatatatatatatttatatatatatatgtgtgtgtgtgtgtgtgtggatatgtatgtatgcatacacgcatatataaatctatatgtgtatatatttaatacatacatatatatatgtgtgtgtgtgtgtgtgctcgcgtgcgtgtgtgtgtatgtatgtatgtactcgtaAATATGGattcatttgtatgtacatataacacacataaagatacatgtgtgcgtatacatggggatatatatacatacacattactgtgaacatacacatacgatcatatacacacacacgtggatataGTGCGAGTGTGCAGCTTTAGAGAAGACTCCTGATTGaaaatgtatttatctgtatcacACACTATGAAGTATTCACAGCTGTAGATATTGAAGAAACCTTTCATGGAATTCCTATTTGTTGTAGATCCCCTTACCGAAAGAATTTGCTTCCCTAATGTCATTCAGAAAATGCATTCTCAGCAAATATCAGATATATATTGGATGGTAAGAGAGTTCACGGGACAGTTGGCCGAACCATCAGGTGAGTCTGGTTCACTGCGAGAtgcgttgaaaaaaaaatatatatatatatatatatttaatatacatatgcattatttatattctacatatacatgcataataaccattgtaattttaaaagattaaacttttttttttattgatatgacCATATTTGTACAGATGCAACCATGTTGAGGATCATAAGCCTGGCAGTGACTCTGGTCGTGTGTGTGGCACGAGCCAACCAATGGGACGACCAGCTAGGGCTCTTCCCTGCTGACGGCGGGGACTCTCAGCCCATCTTGCCTCGCGCCGTGGCCAACCCTACCACGCCCAACCAGATACTCGACGCAGTGCTTGAAGGAGCTATCGCATACATGgagtactattatcataattgaattGATCATAATGATTTTTCGGTGATATTTCATATTCGTTGTTACTATTCCCTTTCATCCATTTCGTATACTAATTTTATATGTTTTGACAGTACTCTAGGATGGTGTGACTCGAAAAATGTGCAGAACGGAGAGTCAAACCTGCCCTTCCAAGTTAACTCTGACGGAAGCAGCTCCGAGAACTTCAGCATCACTAAGGCCAACGTGACTGGACTCTGTTCCCTGCGCCGTTCCAAGTCCGCTTCCTTCAACGCTGATCAGGTATGAGATCAAATGAAAAGAATGGTGTattatataaccttacaggcaTTCACTTACTTAAGCTTAACAAGGAAAATTAAACATATACTTAGTTTTTATTGATAAAGCACAATGCATATTGTCTAATGATTATTGATTTTCATAATGTATTTTGACAGAGTGTGCTCACCGGTTCAGTTGTGGTGGAAAACGCTCGTGCCAACGCCGACTACACGGTAACCTTTGCCGGTGTTGGAGAAGCTCCAGCCCAGACTGTTTCTGGTCAAGTTGTAGAGCGTGTGGACAAGCTGTTCGCCGATATCCAGATCAACTTGTTAAACCTTGTGCCTCAGAACATCGCCAGCTACAGCGCAAGATCGGGTCATGACCTGCTTGAAAGCGCAAGCAACTTGGACGGCAATGATATGAAGGACGTTCACAGCGCCGGCTTCAGGAAGGCTTTGCGAGAGATCGTGGAGAAAACTATGTCTTCCAACGTCAAGGTGCAGATTAACAAGTCCATCCAGGATATGAAGAATGCTTAATCTTCCAACGCCATGCAACCATTGTGAGTGTGCTGAGAGACAATTAGAAACAAGTAATCGTGAACGTTGTATACTCTGGTCAATCCTATCCATCTAtgcttttagttgtttttttaagtgcgaatataagtaattatacttatatattcacagatatacatccacacacacgcatatatatatatatatatttataaatctatgtgtCGTGATCAGATTTCCAATCTGACATGCATGCACGAGCAGTTGCAGCCACAAACTAATTAAGAATGATGAGGCAAAGCAACAGTACTGCACAGGCGCAATAACCGACTGGAGACGAAACACCTACACAGGATAGCACGCTGTACACCAAACCACcatagaaatagaagagaaaagtacGAAATAAGTATTTTGACTATTGAAATAAAGCACAAATagctgctcaaaaaaaaaaaaaaaaaaaaaaaataacatgccgcgaaggtgaggatgcacACCTGAGGGAAACCCGCCACAGGCACACGTGATACAGAACGTAGGCTTGGGCTGGCCGGGACATCACTGTCGctcttttcttatttcatgaCCGAACTTTGTAACAGACTGCGGATAACACCTTTGACCTGCGACATGATACCAAAGagtaaaggaaattataatagttTGTGTATATGGACGCTCTCCTGGCAAGACACCAGAACTCATCCTTTTATTGGTTTCCAATATTACTTTACTCATTTccctttgagtttttttttttttttttttcaataaacggGAGTGCTGTAAGAGTAGAATTACAAGGAATATATTGTTCAGCATTAATAGCCCAAACAAAGTGTTTTACACTAATCATAAATTAAGTGGTTTTGGATGAGAGTAGATGATTGagtctctatatataaatgtgcgaaGTAATTTCTACAAATATTCACATGAACACACGTATACAAAACACGTACCAACAATTACATAGTTACCCTcattcacacgcacaaatacacatatgtgcacacatacacccacacatatattatatacatacacaaacacatacatacacgcacacacatgcacatttacatgTCCACACTTGCGCACATACACCACGaacacagacacgcatgcacacacatccgAACACAAGCACATATACGTACTCGTATGTTTATCCCTATGCGTTTGTTATTACAGAGACGTGGTTAAATCGTCTATCTCGGTTGATGGCGGTGtaagtcccttaaagcccaggACAATGTCTCTTGGCCATACAGTATTTCTATCGCCGTATTTAGTCCGTAAAGGCCGTACCAATttctggtgctgactcggatgagcttagtccttCCCCGCCGtgttgcccagccacagcagtaacctccatacgacaattgcaacttctcgcgcctgggcagggcgcgaaccgccgacccctcggatgagaggccgacacgttaccattgtCCTAGCCCGGAGGCCTATATTGTACAACTTCCTGAGAAGATTTATGTACAGTGGACTGAGGACTGACTAGGCGATTTTCAAGGTAGACTATGATATAACTACATATCAGGGGAGACTATGATATTCCGACACATATTCATGCACGCAAATGAACTCTTACCCAATTTTCGACATGCCAAAATGATCTTGAATTTTGAAAGAGTAGGCCAGAGACTTTGAAGAGGTTGAGATCTTTCTACATTTATATTGGTGATATTGATAAGTGAAACGCCAGTCGTACTAGAAAAGACTTAAAATTAATTGTTCGTTTTTgtctgtgattcttttttttttattattattaccagaatAATTAACTTTCCTTTCTGGCAAATTGCCTTGACCAGTATCGGACCAAAACTCTACCACAGGTGAGGATGTATGTTAGGGCACAAGAAACaagtgaaacaaggagaaatggtCCGTAGGGTTTTGGAAGCTTAATACTACTGGAGGCTGACATTTACAACTTAGCTAACTGTCCATcgatacatgcttacatatatatatatatatatatatatatatatatatatatatatatgtatacattcatatagtaCGTATAAAcatctacaaacacatacatatgtatgtctgtgcgtccTATTTCATAACGTGATGGTGACGACGTtgcgataaagagaaaagagagaaaaaaaacagatatttacatttatatgttatttgAAGATCGCAAAATAAACCGTTTGTGCACCTAGCTGCGgatgaagtaagagagaaagaatgcatatatataattaatatacatatatgtgtgtgtgtaatatatatacacacagaagtatgcacacatatatacacacaccgaaaCATATcgacagatgaacagacatagagacagaattACGCTCACATACCTCATTCCCCCCGCACGAACGAGAACTTTTGACGTGGAGGCACTGCTTTCTATACATTTTGCATGTTCATAAATGCTTTGCTCATTTGACTTTTCCTCCCATTGAGAAATGTGGTTCTCCTTATGTCCACACATGAACAAAaacagcacaagcacacacacacacacacacacacacacacacacacacacacacacacacacacatacatatatacttatatatatatatatatatatatatatatatatatatatcaaagctgtatgtttatgtgcgtgtgtgtgtgtatgtcattgtaatataactcacacacatgtacagtaaaatgtatatataaacatgcacaaacacattcatttgtgtgtgtgttttcaggtAGAGTGTGCTCACACCACAGTTAAtgtatttatcatttctattttaggGGCGAGAAAAAATAGCATTTTTTTGCAGCTATTAGCCGCCGGTTCAGTTTCAGTTTACTTGTTTCAACATGAACAGAGTTCAGTCTGACAAAATTAttatacaattaaataaatagatagattatatatattgatgaataaaagtaaaatcttTCAAGAGAATAGACTACATATAGGAAAATCATTAACCAAAATTGATAGTGCCACATGTAGAGATACAGAATCGTCAGTTCATCATTGCATTTATAGACTAACGTAATTCTGAAGacgtaaattgaaaaaaaaaatatttttacatacatatgcagatatataaatatataaatgaatatatataatatatattacacacacatatatataaaatatatatatatgtacattcaaatAAAAGACATATTGCATTTTGCGTAATTGATATGCGCCTCATTTCCATGAAAGCAAATCTACTTGCGGTTAAAATTATTCTACCCTATACTTTCATTTTAGTTTACCCATATAGAGTTTATGCCAAATCCAGGCACATTCTTTATAGCCTCTTTGTATGACGTTTAATGGGGCTTCTattattcagtatttttttccaGAGTGAcagacctttttcttttttgtttgattcACCAAAGAGAAGTTAATGGTTAGTGTTTACCCATGGAGCTGATTTCACTTTACTGTAATGGAATTTGTACTCCAAGGTTTTGGGGGTTACTTTTATCTTATCTAGTCATCTATTCTTAATTATCACTCTTTCAGTTCTATTGCTTTGTCTGTAGGTGAGCAACCTTCAAACCTTGGGTGAATTTTTGATtccttggtgtatgtgtgtgtgtgtgtgaggagtgtttgtatatgttagtatagttgcaagtatgtatgtatgtagtgtatagGATGAAATGCTAAAAACGACAGTACAAATAAACAACGCAATATATCAAAGAAACACGTTCGTTATCAATTCATAGTGCAGCAGTGTTTCTCTCATATAGACAcacgtttgtatgtttatatactcgAGTGCCAATGTTCCTATATGAAATGTACATGAAAGACACGTTGGAATGCAGTATTTTTTAATCAAAAGTGAGTGTACATCATCGAGACAGGTAAAAAAGATTTATATTTGGCCAAAGTGGAATGTCAACAGTCATTTTAGCCGAAGAAGAGCCAGCCGAAGGTGATGGTGCCGCCAGTGGGGAGGGTGAGCGTGGTGGTGAAGCAGGTGGGAATGAAACACAGCAGGACGCAGCGGGTGAAGGTGACGCTCACTTGACGACGGTCTTGCACACTGTCACTCTGTTCCTCGCTCACCAGCTTGTAAACGGGAAGGTCGCCACAGAAGTTGGCAAGATCGGAGCCGATTTCCTCCTCAGGATTGTCGAGGGAAACAGCGGAAACTCTGACGTCAGACTCAACCCTCATGCCATCATCCTGATGGCTTTTGATGAAGGATACTTGTTGCTCAAAAGATTTAACCAGTCGCCTCACGTAACACGCCTCCTGAGATACCACTCGGGATGCAGCAAGACTCTGCGAGGTATATTAACttttagataataatgattatctccCCAATTAATGAAATATTGAATCTAGACAGTTGAATAA
The Penaeus chinensis breed Huanghai No. 1 chromosome 15, ASM1920278v2, whole genome shotgun sequence DNA segment above includes these coding regions:
- the LOC125032914 gene encoding uncharacterized protein LOC125032914, translating into MLRIISLAVTLVVCVARANQWDDQLGLFPADGGDSQPILPRAVANPTTPNQILDAVLEGAIAYMDTLGWCDSKNVQNGESNLPFQVNSDGSSSENFSITKANVTGLCSLRRSKSASFNADQSVLTGSVVVENARANADYTVTFAGVGEAPAQTVSGQVVERVDKLFADIQINLLNLVPQNIASYSARSGHDLLESASNLDGNDMKDVHSAGFRKALREIVEKTMSSNVKVQINKSIQDMKNA
- the LOC125033028 gene encoding uncharacterized protein LOC125033028, with translation MLSCLVGFSLAEVQDYQVCYKRSSTAENKCMKVDVDRLAMKVHFHMPESDDFDEVETLEDYSVSLAASRVVSQEACYVRRLVKSFEQQVSFIKSHQDDGMRVESDVRVSAVSLDNPEEEIGSDLANFCGDLPVYKLVSEEQSDSVQDRRQVSVTFTRCVLLCFIPTCFTTTLTLPTGGTITFGWLFFG